The Hirundo rustica isolate bHirRus1 chromosome 24, bHirRus1.pri.v3, whole genome shotgun sequence genome includes a window with the following:
- the FMOD gene encoding fibromodulin, with product MPWATTLTLILAGLCASSLGQYNEEEDLAWLQYYLRQSRVSSYNYVPYYEEESPAYAYSYPSATDTEPEPEPEPQQATPWRCPQECDCPPNFSSAMYCDTRNLRYLPFVPSRMKYVYFQNNLITSIQEGAFDNATELEWLALHNNQIGSEKMGRRVFGKLRRLERLYMNNNNLTRLPSPLPRSLRELHLSYNHISKVPSNALEGLENLTALYLSHNFIFEMGASLKGLKSLILADLSYNNLRKVPDGLPASLEQLYLEYNYINAIPDDYFQVSPRLLYVRMSHNSLTNQGLSSSTFNSSSILELDLSYNRLQKIPRVSTNLENLYLQGNQINEFSISSFCSVVDVMNYSRLQVLRLDGNEIKRNAVPPDAPLCLRRATVIEI from the exons ATGCCTTGGGCCACCACCCTCACGCTCATCCTGGCCGGGCTCTGCGCGTCCTCCCTGGGCCAGTACAACGAGGAGGAGGACCTGGCGTGGCTCCAGTACTACCTGCGGCAGTCCCGCGTCTCCTCCTACAACTACGTGCCCTACTACGAGGAGGAGAGCCCCGCGTACGCCTACTCCTACCCCTCTGCCACCGACACCgagcccgagcccgagcccgaGCCGCAGCAGGCCACGCCCTGGCGGTGTCCCCAGGAGTGTGACTGTCCCCCCAACTTCTCCTCGGCCATGTACTGCGACACCCGCAACCTGCGGTACCTCCCGTTCGTGCCGTCGCGCATGAAGTACGTCTACTTCCAGAACAACCTCATCACCTCCATCCAGGAGGGAGCCTTCGACAACGCCACGGAGCTGGAGTGGCTGGCGCTGCACAACAACCAGATCGGCAGCGAGAAGATGGGCAGGAGGGTTTTCGGGAAGCTGCGGCGCCTGGAGAGGCTCTACATGAACAACAACAACCTGACCAGGCTGCCCAGCCCGCTGCCGCGCTCCCTGCGCGAGCTCCACCTCTCCTACAACCACATCTCCAAGGTGCCTTCCAAcgccctggaggggctggagaacCTCACGGCGCTCTACCTCAGCCACAACTTCATCTTCGAGATGGGCGCGTCCCTCAAGGGGCTCAAGTCGTTGATCCTGGCCGACCTGAGCTACAACAACCTCCGGAAGGTGCCGGACGGGCTCCCGGcgtccctggagcagctctacCTGGAGTACAACTACATCAACGCCATCCCCGACGATTACTTCCAGGTGTCCCCCCGGCTGCTCTACGTGAGGATGTCCCACAACAGCCTGACCAACCAGGggctctccagcagcaccttcaacagcagcagcatcctggagCTGGACCTCTCCTACAACCGGCTCCAGAAGATCCCGCGGGTCAGCACCAACCTGGAGAACCTCTACCTGCAGGGGAACCAGATCAACG agTTCTCCATCAGCAGTTTCTGCTCCGTGGTGGATGTCATGAACTACTCCCGGCTCCAGGTGCTGCGGCTCGACGGCAACGAGATCAAGCGGAACGCGGTGCCCCCGGACGCGCCGCTGTGCCTGCGCCGGGCCACCGTCATCGAGATCTGA